From Pararhizobium capsulatum DSM 1112, the proteins below share one genomic window:
- the repB gene encoding plasmid partitioning protein RepB, with amino-acid sequence MSRKDTLKAMLSRRESELPHGNLEEDTFETEEVPPPEKKLQHIRSGAVGAMGRSLGNIVSAADQARALIAEGSAVVEIQPDKIDSSFVSDRLPDDGETFQQLLEAIRVSGQNSPVLLRPHPENADRYQIVFGHRRVRVASTLKQAVKAVVQNLSDEEMVVAQGQENATRTDLSYIERGLFALALEERGFDRHVIMRSLGMEKTQLSKLMAVAHSVPREIIEAIGPAPKAGRPRWMGLAEKLAVSKPKVLEDILQRKDFRNSDTDARFAMVMEALTAKRKAAKAETIKSGDGQKLAMVQRSTKVLNLSFDEKTSPAFGDFIIGKLEQLHQEFKKFQER; translated from the coding sequence ATGAGCCGCAAGGATACGCTGAAGGCCATGCTCTCTCGGCGAGAAAGCGAGTTGCCACATGGCAACCTTGAAGAGGATACCTTTGAAACTGAGGAGGTTCCTCCTCCGGAGAAGAAGCTTCAGCACATCCGATCAGGCGCGGTTGGCGCAATGGGGCGCTCACTTGGCAACATAGTTAGCGCCGCGGACCAGGCTCGTGCGCTCATTGCCGAAGGTTCTGCCGTCGTCGAGATACAGCCTGATAAGATTGACAGCTCTTTTGTTTCAGATCGACTGCCCGATGACGGCGAAACCTTCCAGCAGCTTTTAGAAGCTATTCGAGTTTCCGGCCAGAATAGCCCAGTGCTTCTTCGACCCCATCCGGAAAACGCGGATCGATATCAAATCGTATTCGGCCATCGGCGCGTCAGAGTCGCCTCAACACTGAAGCAGGCAGTCAAGGCCGTCGTTCAGAATCTGTCTGACGAAGAAATGGTAGTCGCGCAAGGTCAGGAAAATGCGACTCGAACCGATCTGAGTTATATTGAGCGCGGACTATTTGCCTTGGCGCTTGAGGAACGTGGCTTTGATCGCCACGTCATAATGCGTTCGTTGGGAATGGAGAAAACCCAGCTCTCGAAGCTAATGGCAGTTGCTCATTCCGTGCCGCGTGAGATCATCGAAGCAATAGGGCCTGCGCCTAAGGCTGGAAGGCCTCGTTGGATGGGGCTCGCCGAGAAGCTCGCAGTCAGCAAGCCAAAGGTTCTGGAAGACATTCTCCAGCGCAAGGACTTTCGAAACTCCGACACAGATGCCCGTTTTGCAATGGTAATGGAAGCGCTCACTGCTAAGCGAAAGGCAGCGAAGGCCGAGACGATTAAATCGGGCGATGGTCAAAAACTTGCGATGGTTCAGCGTTCGACGAAGGTGCTTAATCTGAGTTTTGATGAAAAGACATCGCCGGCGTTTGGCGATTTTATCATCGGCAAACTGGAGCAGCTTCATCAAGAGTTCAAGAAATTTCAGGAGAGGTGA
- the repA gene encoding plasmid partitioning protein RepA, protein MTDIIAGDGAALSQELLAMRKALFPPVSQKTLRSFSSVESAKLIGIADAYLRQLSLNGKGPQPDIGSGGRRWYTLNQINLIRAVLDENSKGKKYVPRRRPSEHCQVMAVVNFKGGSGKTTTAAHLAQYLALQGYRVLAVDLDPQASLTALHGYQPEYDIAANETMYAAIRYDDQRRPMSEIIKPTYFSGLDIVPGNLELMEYEHDTPRALAEHSSEPFFGRVASALGSVEDNYDVMVLDCPPQLGFLTLGALCASTGLLITAHPQMLDVMSMCQFLLMTSDLLGVVQEAGGDLDYDFIRYVVTRFEPSDAPQAQMVGFMRSLFRERVLTNTMLKSTAVSDAGLSKQTLYEVGRENFSKATYDRAIESLDAVNGEIESLIRQAWGRAT, encoded by the coding sequence ATGACCGACATCATCGCTGGCGATGGAGCTGCGCTCTCTCAAGAGTTGTTGGCAATGAGGAAGGCGCTCTTTCCACCAGTCTCGCAAAAGACTCTCCGCTCGTTTTCATCAGTCGAATCTGCAAAGCTGATCGGTATAGCGGATGCTTATCTCCGACAGTTGTCATTGAACGGGAAAGGACCGCAACCCGACATTGGGTCTGGCGGTCGACGCTGGTACACTCTTAATCAAATTAATCTAATACGCGCAGTCCTCGACGAAAACTCCAAGGGCAAAAAATACGTACCCCGACGGCGTCCCAGTGAACATTGTCAAGTAATGGCGGTTGTCAACTTCAAGGGTGGCAGCGGGAAGACGACCACCGCTGCGCATCTCGCACAATACCTTGCACTTCAAGGATATCGCGTTCTCGCTGTCGATCTCGACCCGCAAGCCTCGCTCACCGCTCTACACGGTTACCAGCCCGAGTATGACATCGCTGCAAATGAGACTATGTACGCGGCGATCCGGTATGACGATCAACGGCGTCCGATGTCAGAGATTATAAAGCCAACCTACTTTTCGGGGCTCGATATTGTTCCTGGTAACCTCGAGCTCATGGAGTATGAGCATGATACGCCACGTGCTCTTGCGGAGCACTCCTCTGAACCGTTTTTTGGTCGTGTCGCGTCTGCACTCGGTTCGGTGGAAGACAACTATGATGTTATGGTTCTCGATTGCCCGCCGCAGTTGGGCTTCCTAACTCTTGGAGCTCTTTGTGCTTCGACGGGGCTTCTAATCACCGCCCATCCGCAGATGCTTGATGTTATGTCGATGTGTCAGTTTCTCCTAATGACATCTGACCTCCTCGGAGTTGTTCAGGAAGCGGGCGGCGATCTCGACTACGACTTCATTCGTTACGTGGTAACACGGTTTGAACCGTCCGATGCGCCACAGGCGCAGATGGTCGGTTTCATGCGGTCTCTCTTCCGCGAACGCGTACTGACAAACACGATGCTGAAATCGACAGCTGTTTCCGATGCGGGTCTATCAAAGCAGACGCTCTATGAGGTGGGACGAGAGAATTTCTCAAAGGCAACGTATGACCGCGCCATTGAGTCGCTTGATGCAGTGAATGGCGAGATTGAGAGCCTAATTAGGCAGGCTTGGGGGAGGGCGACATGA